The Hippocampus zosterae strain Florida chromosome 20, ASM2543408v3, whole genome shotgun sequence genome contains a region encoding:
- the LOC127593019 gene encoding MORN repeat-containing protein 3-like codes for MPFLKKARLNLPRSTVLDNRAKKSGLRGTVFSVNGDNYTGEWLDNKKHGWGTQEWKSSGAIYNGEWKFGKQDGYGIFSVLRPDTKKYITQYCGEWKNGMKHGHGSFFAVHATYEGEWSEDNRSGWGRLTYKCGDLYEGEWLWDKEDGTGVIQFANGNWYEGCWKGGKKNGHGKFYYADKGLIYEGLWVDGDAKCGTLSDSGRETAPYPTKYPIPQVTLMDIQRVLRDAESVYVDES; via the exons ATGCCGTTCCTTAAAAAAGCTCGACTCAACCTGCCCCGCTCCACAGTCTTGGATAACAGAGCGAAGAAATCCGGGCTTCGCGGAACCGTATTTTCTGTCAATGGCGATAACTACACTGGGGAGTGGCTGGACAATAAGAAACACG GTTGGGGCACCCAAGAGTGGAAGTCATCCGGTGCGATTTATAATGGCGAGTGGAAATTTGGGAAACAGGACGGCTATGGCATCTTCAGTGTACTCCGACCGGACACCAAGAAGTACATAACGCAGTACTGTGGAGAGTGGAAAAATGGCATGAAACAC GGCCACGGTTCCTTCTTTGCTGTGCATGCGACGTATGAGGGCGAGTGGAGCGAGGACAATCGCAGCGGCTGGGGGAGACTCACTTATAAGTGTGGGGATCTCTACGAGGGCGAGTGGCTATGGGATAAGGAAGACGGAACAGGCGTAATTCAATTtg CTAACGGGAACTGGTATGAAGGATGCTGGAAGGGCGGCAAGAAAAACGGTCATGGAAAGTTCTACTATGCTGACAAAGGTCTCATTTATGAAGGCCTTTGGGTTGACGGTGATGCAAAATGTGGCACTTTGTCTGATTCTGGGAGAGAGACGGCGCCGTACCCCACCAAGTATCCAATTCCACAG gtAACACTAATGGACATTCAAAGGGTGTTAAGGGACGCCGAGTCGGTATACGTGGATGAAAGCTGA
- the LOC127593005 gene encoding microtubule-associated protein 4 isoform X12, whose amino-acid sequence MSSLSDQKTGSPFAEYSELCKGASLSPTGPTQSWDWQHHSGMDVDTSRGLGVGRGSLSPTGLGGEEKLRFFEQTQQITTDVEMKAQDGSTSLMLPSLGSAGESPESPRSFSPSPSPASPGSLPCTPPLQSAVSGRVSLAAVPQSPAGRTQMLTPTAAIPSNSMGVPSIEAPTLSGYYPSESWNSSSFAESGPKVAMPQVPPNYCTTGVIGEDYLKRTDEDKIGGKGHLEEQLSAGSSGESSEEEDGEEGEEELEPCFMGRAQQQRKAMRRAMSDCSHLSVPTSLELSDKYPGGELAELDQLVSPVSGARRPQPYMQRSLTVAEDPHPDTPPTLSAAGTTHVDLTQTPPEPRLCLSPFLQLRDSNTTLPMSLEEPSEGFKVEPEQTSIILPVPPSPKVCGGMEYTSAFTVGSDSFGKPATDKDLDYIGPNAKLISDSKVGNKPAAQPDVHLVVSPSHKFGLNATNPIIKLDDHVAKSNEKEEKPKVDLIDPAEQRSVKVDFAISEPAAMVEKDFGMEKQTDLNLWKEAENVQREEKEAEKAMEGKDFQVKEKAAVKVTEEKDAEKVPHAKEAVKVKEEESEKVKAKVVEEPEEKRKGNEPQKVDLLVPQKIEKADPANKPDKAADKLVKAETFDKAEKVEKAPVTDKVEKKAEEAVKSVENKVTKTTDKTETKGSQEQRVEPKVEKTPEQPPTPVKLDAAPDKAEKKADAAAAADVEKATKPSTQTHKAEKEDETQKPSEKAAEAAKQIGGKEEKREKLPSDKKVGEKKDDKKEKAAKADAGEKAKKAKPSTNGSSAAPSKDLASADKKTKPIAGVPKPSAVSKTRQVTAAAGGGGGGSTAAPAKRPAPYSTTSTLDKKTATKPPSAAAGVPKRASTNTASRLSSSATAAARDVKPKTPTERRPLVPKASTATSSHAGSKNGTTTTTTTKTTTSTRTTLSSRGATATATKKPLGLRTDSQPSGEKKPGALKTSTVADSSKPRSTTTTAMRSSVSTTTTASRTRAAAPKTSSSSTTAGAVTDKKPTVPRAPRATFSTTTTTTARTTARPGTATAPDIHNARSKIGSTDNIKHQPGGGKVSAASKGRVPASKEKSPVKVQIVSQKLDFSHVGARLGSKDNMKHVPGGGNVQILNKKVDLSKVTSKCGSKDNIKHKPGGGVVKIESHKVNFREKAQSKVSSMDNVSHSPGGGSVKAEGPQETGEGVGTPSLALGLGPESGQVGGPAAHENGLKEAALCDTGGPQEPQALVSHIPETSI is encoded by the exons ATGTCGTCTCTCTCAGATCAGAAGACTGGATCTCCCTTCGCAGAGTATAGTGAGCTCTGTAAGGGGGCATCCCTGTCACCAACAGGACCGACTCAGAGTTGGGATTGGCAGCATCACTCAGGCATGGACGTGGACACGTCGAGAGGTTTGGGAGTAGGTCGTGGATCCCTGTCGCCCACTGGCCTTGGCGGCGAAGAAAAGCTGCGCTTCTTCGAGCAGACGCAACAGATCACTACGGACGTTGAAATGAAGGCGCAAGACGGAAGCACCTCCCTGATGCTCCCTTCACTCGGCAGTGCGGGAGAGAGCCCAGAGAGCCCCCGCtccttttccccctccccctcgccAGCTTCTCCTGGCAGTCTACCCTGCACACCTCCCCTGCAAAGCGCCGTTAGCGGTCGGGTCTCTCTGGCAGCAGTTCCTCAATCGCCAGCCGGCCGCACGCAGATGCTGACGCCCACCGCAGCCATACCTTCAAACTCGATGGGAGTCCCCTCAATTGAAGCGCCTACTCTGAGTGGATACTATCCCTCTGAATCGTGGAATAGCTCCAGTTTTGCCGAGTCCGGGCCAAAGGTTGCCATGCCCCAGGTGCCTCCTAACTATTGTACCACGGGCGTTATCGGTGAGGACTACTTAAAGAGAACCGATGAGGATAAAATTGGAGGCAAAGGGCATCTCGAGGAGCAACTATCAGCGGGCTCTTCGGGAGAAAGTAGCGAGGAGGAAGACGGTGAAGAAGGCGAGGAGGAATTGGAGCCCTGTTTCATGGGGAGAGCACAGCAGCAGAGGAAGGCGATGCGACGCGCCATGTCTGACTGTTCCCACCTGTCAGTGCCCACCAGCCTAGAGCTTTCCGACAAATACCCCGGGGGTGAACTGGCAGAATTGGACCAGCTCGTGTCACCGGTGAGTGGGGCACGTCGGCCCCAGCCTTACATGCAGCGCTCATTGACAGTTGCAGAAGATCCGCACCCAGATACGCCGCCAACCCTCTCGGCAGCCGGGACCACACACGTCGACCTGACGCAAACCCCACCTGAACCTCGCCTGTGTCTCTCTCCATTCCTACAACTGAGAGACAGCAATACGACCCTTCCGATGTCCCTCGAAGAACCCTCGGAAGGGTTTAAGGTGGAACCAGAGCAAACAAGCATTATTCTTCCAGTGCCGCCTAGCCCCAAAGTTTGCGGTGGCATGGAGTACACTTCTGCCTTCACAGTGGGCTCAGACAGTTTTGGTAAACCGGCTACAGATAAAGACTTGGACTATATTGGACCCAATGCTAAGCTTATTTCCGATTCGAAAGTGGGCAACAAACCAGCTGCGCAACCGGATGTTCATCTTGTCGTAAGTCCTTCTCACAAGTTTGGCCTGAACGCGACTAACCCCATCATCAAATTGGATG ACCATGTTGCCAAGTCGAACGAAAAGGAGGAGAAGCCCAAGGTGGACCTTATTGATCCAGCTGAGCAGAGGAGCGTAAAGGTTGATTTCGCAATCAGTGAGCCAGCAGCCATGGTGGAGAAAGATTTCGGGATGGAAAAACAAACGGATCTCAATTTGTGGAAAGAAGCTGAAAATGTCCAGCGGGAGGAAAAAGAGGCTGAAAAGGCAATGGAGGGAAAAGATTTTCAGGTGAAAGAGAAAGCAGCCGTGAAAGTGACTGAGGAAAAAGACGCTGAAAAGGTTCCTCATGCAAAAGAGGCAGTGAAAGTCAAAGAGGAGGAGTCTGAAAAGGTGAAGGCAAAGGTAGTAGAGGAGCCTGAAGAAAAACGGAAAGGCAACGAGCCACAGAAAGTGGACTTATTAGTCccacaaaaaatagaaaaggcGGATCCAGCAAACAAGCCTGATAAAGCTGCGGACAAATTGGTCAAGGCGGAGACGTTTGACAAGGCAGAAAAAGTAGAAAAGGCGCCCGTGACAGACAAAGTCGAGAAAAAAGCAGAGGAGGCGGTAAAAAGTGTCGAGAACAAAGTCACTAAGACGACTGACAAGACAGAGACGAAGGGCAGCCAAGAGCAACGCGTCGAACCCAAAGTGGAAAAGACCCCCGAGCAGCCGCCGACACCTGTCAAGCTTGACGCCGCTCCTGACAAGGCGGAAAAGAAAGCTgacgcggccgccgccgccgatgtGGAAAAAGCCACCAAACCCTCGACTCAAACGCACAAAGCCGAGAAAGAGGATGAAACGCAGAAACCCTCTGAGAAAGCGGCGGAGGCAGCGAAGCAGATCGGCGGGAAGGAAGAGAAGCGGGAGAAATTGCCGAGTGACAAAAAAGTGGGGGAGAAAAAGGACGACAAGAAGGAAAAGGCTGCGAAAGCAGATGCAGGAGAGAAGGCCAAAAAGGCAAAACCTTCCACCAATGGCAGCAGCGCCGCACCGAGCAAAGACTTGGCGAGTGCAGACAAGAAGACGAAG CCCATTGCCGGGGTCCCAAAACCGAGCGCCGTGTCCAAAACACGGCAGGTCACAGccgctgctggtggtggtggtggtggttctaCTGCGGCACCTGCTAAGCGGCCCGCTCCCTACTCAACCACTTCCACCTTAGATAAAAAAACGGCAACCAAGCCACCATCGGCAGCCGCTGGGGTCCCAAAGCGGGCCTCCACAAATACTGCCAGCCGCCTTTCATCCTCAGCCACTGCCGCTGCACGAGATGTTAAACCCAAG ACACCCACAGAGAGGCGACCCCTCGTGCCAAAGGCCAGCACTGCCACCTCGAGTCATGCGGGCTCCAAAAAtggaaccaccaccaccaccaccactaaaACGACTACATCGACACGCACAACGTTGTCATCCCGCGGTGCGACCGCCACGGCAACCAAAAAGCCCCTGG GATTGAGGACGGACAGCCAACCGAGTGGAGAAAAGAAGCCTGGTGCTCTCAAGACTTCCACAG TAGCTGATTCTAGCAAACCCAggagcaccaccaccaccgcgatGCGCAGCTCCGTTTCCACGACAACCACTGCCTCTCGCACCCGCGCCGCCGCCCCGAAAACAAGCTCATCTTCCACCACCGCTGGTGCGGTGACAGACAAGAAGCCCACGGTTCCTCGTGCTCCCAGGGCCACCTTCTCCACGACAACAACCACGACGGCGAGGACCACGGCTCGTCCCGGCACGGCCACGGCCCCCGATATCCACAACGCCCGCTCGAAGATTGGCTCTACGGACAACATCAAGCACCAGCCGGGGGGTGGGAAG GTGTCAGCTGCCTCTAAGGGCAGGGTCCCCGCCTCCAAAGAAAAAAGCCCGGTGAAA GTTCAGATAGTCTCCCAAAAACTGGACTTCAGTCACGTGGGCGCACGCTTGGGCTCCAAGGACAATATGAAGCACGTTCCTGGCGGAGGGAAT GTGCAGATTCTCAACAAGAAGGTCGATTTAAGTAAGGTGACGTCAAAGTGCGGCTCCAAGGACAACATCAAGCACAAGCCCG GTGGCGGCGTCGTGAAGATTGAGTCGCATAAAGTCAACTTTAGGGAAAAGGCTCAGTCCAAAGTGAGTTCCATGGACAACGTGAGCCACTCGCCTGGTGGTGGAAGCGTCAAA GCTGAGGGGCCCCAGGAGACAGGTGAGGGTGTTGGGACACCATCCCTCGCCCTTGGCCTTGGCCCAGAGTCTGGGCAGGTGGGGGGCCCCGCTGCCCACGAGAATGGGCTGAAGGAGGCGGCTCTCTGTGATACCGGGGGTCCCCAGGAGCCCCAGGCCCTGGTTTCCCACATCCCAGAGACGA GCATTTAA
- the LOC127593020 gene encoding cyclic AMP-dependent transcription factor ATF-1-like isoform X1 has product MDPPQSHTLNTEGAQTLTAMTTINPQTLAPESNAFGYYQNMWNHPNNYFPSIQGGPFCYQNEGAQTVATMAMPSTQPTQSLPIPYCTERQDNLQMQFAQPLAGDMTATQLQYANSILPQGVAQGSGPRNQSERSLMKNREAAREYRRRRKAYVQGLEERVAKLENQNKALKEELKTWKEMCHHNGP; this is encoded by the exons ccTCCTCAGTCTCACACTCTAAACACCGAGGGGGCACAGACGCTGACAGCGATGACGACAATCAACCCGCAGACGCTTGCTCCTGAATCCAATGCTTTTGGCTACTATCAAAACATGTGGAATCACCCGAATAACTATTTCCCTTCAATACAAG GAGGTCCTTTCTGTTATCAGAATGAGGGAGCACAGACGGTGGCAACAATGGCTATGCCAAGTACACAACCAACACAATCTCTACCCATTCCATACTGCACAGAGCGGCAGGATAACCTGCAGATGCAATTTGCTCAACCGCTTGCAG GTGACATGACCGCCACGCAGCTGCAATATGCCAACTCCATCCTGCCACAGGGCGTGGCACAGGGAAGCGGTCCTCGGAACCAATCGGAACGTAGCTTGATGAAGAACAG GGAAGCCGCCCGGGAGTATCGGAGGAGGAGAAAGGCGTATGTGCAAGGCTTGGAGGAACGTGTGGCAAAGCTTGAAAATCAGAATAAGGCTCTGAAGGAAGAGCTAAAAACctggaaagaaatgtgccatCATAACGGCCCTTGA
- the LOC127593020 gene encoding cAMP-responsive element modulator-like isoform X2, with protein sequence MDPPQSHTLNTEGAQTLTAMTTINPQTLAPESNAFGYYQNMWNHPNNYFPSIQGDMTATQLQYANSILPQGVAQGSGPRNQSERSLMKNREAAREYRRRRKAYVQGLEERVAKLENQNKALKEELKTWKEMCHHNGP encoded by the exons ccTCCTCAGTCTCACACTCTAAACACCGAGGGGGCACAGACGCTGACAGCGATGACGACAATCAACCCGCAGACGCTTGCTCCTGAATCCAATGCTTTTGGCTACTATCAAAACATGTGGAATCACCCGAATAACTATTTCCCTTCAATACAAG GTGACATGACCGCCACGCAGCTGCAATATGCCAACTCCATCCTGCCACAGGGCGTGGCACAGGGAAGCGGTCCTCGGAACCAATCGGAACGTAGCTTGATGAAGAACAG GGAAGCCGCCCGGGAGTATCGGAGGAGGAGAAAGGCGTATGTGCAAGGCTTGGAGGAACGTGTGGCAAAGCTTGAAAATCAGAATAAGGCTCTGAAGGAAGAGCTAAAAACctggaaagaaatgtgccatCATAACGGCCCTTGA